A stretch of DNA from Candidatus Flexicrinis affinis:
GCTCGGCTGTTCAGGCCGTTGGCGTAGCGTTCCAGTGCCTTCTCGTGAAGTCGATCGCTGTATTTCATGGCGGTGGCCTCCTTTCCGACGCGCGAGCGCGGCCGTGACCTACTCTCGCACGCGCCGGATGAAGTCGACGCTTTGTAAGCGTCGTTCGAGCAGATAGATGATGTATCCCTGCATAATGCGCTCAAGTTCGGCATGGAGCGATGTCGCCAGCTTGAGCTGGCCGACGTCGTCGTAGGAACTGCGCTGCATATGGCGCAGCACTTTGAGCGCGTTGAGCGACAGCGGGACGAGCGCGCCCGCGCCGCGCTGCGCCGCCTCCGGGCTGACCACGCCGCCGTCGGCGTAGCTGAAATACTGGTCGCGCGGGGTGATCGCTGCGCGGCTAATCACACAGGTCGACAACTCCGGCTTGAACCCCGACAGGTCGAGCAAATGCACTTCGAAATAGCGTACTGGCAGGCGCGGGTCGGGGCTGCTCGAGAGAGCGCCGAAGGTTTGCCCCAACAGCCGGAACAGCGCGGGCGGCTCGTCGCCGCTGTCGCCGGTGAAGCGGATCACCAGCTCGGCCACGTAGCTCGCGTAGGCGCCGCGCTGCAAGTCCTCACGCAGCGGGAGCCACGGCTGAGTCAACGTCGACTGTGCGGCGATGTCCAGATCGCGCCCGACGTTAATCAGCATGTCGGCCTCGGTGTACAGCTCGACGTGGCCGGTACGCTTGCCGGCGGGCCGTCGCGCGCCCTTGGCGATCACGTCGCGCCGGCCGTGGCCGGGGGTCAACACCGTTAAGAGCCGATCCGCCTCGCCAAAATCACGCCGACGCAGAATCAGAGCTGGGGTGCGAAACGAACGTTCAGGGCGTGCCATCGTGCTTCCCTGCCGTAACTGTGATCGGCTGTGGACCTCGACCGCGGAGGCTTTGCCTCCATACCACCACCCAAGGGCTGATGCCCTCTGGATTCCCGAATCTGCGTTTTCATTCCGTCGACGGGATCAAAACGCAATGGTGGAGGTGCAGGAGACACTGTCTCCTGCCGGGGTGCGGGGCAGCGCCCCGCATCACTCCATTATACCGGACTTGGCGGGGGAACCGGCAGGCGAGATCAGGGCCGTGGCAGAGAGTCGGGGCCGAATCCAAGCGGCAGCAGCGCACTCAGCGTCAGGTCGTGGTGAATCGTCCCGTCGAAGTC
This window harbors:
- the recO gene encoding DNA repair protein RecO, whose translation is MARPERSFRTPALILRRRDFGEADRLLTVLTPGHGRRDVIAKGARRPAGKRTGHVELYTEADMLINVGRDLDIAAQSTLTQPWLPLREDLQRGAYASYVAELVIRFTGDSGDEPPALFRLLGQTFGALSSSPDPRLPVRYFEVHLLDLSGFKPELSTCVISRAAITPRDQYFSYADGGVVSPEAAQRGAGALVPLSLNALKVLRHMQRSSYDDVGQLKLATSLHAELERIMQGYIIYLLERRLQSVDFIRRVRE